The window GAGTGGTGCGACTTGAGCGTCTTCGATACTGGGGTAGTACAGAGAATAGGTGCGTGCTTGGCTGGCCTCGGTCGTGCCAATGGAGAGGACCACGAACCCGCGACGAGCCAGCTCCAAGGCAAAGTCACGATCGGGAGTCCCCAGCCCGATAGCGGTTTCCGGCTCGTAAAATACGGTCACGACGGCTGGTCGCGGGCCTTCACCATCGGGGATCAGTAAGTATCCCGTCGTTTGTTCGTTCGGCGTCCAATCGAATCGAATCCGATGCTGGGTGAAGTTCTCGCGACGGATCGTTTCGAGGATCTGCACGTCGGGCTCAGTGATCAAATCCGGCCATTTCCCCAGTTTCGACTCCCAGTCCTGCAGGATCTCCTCGCGGCGGCGTTCCCAGTCATCTGCCGTTTTCGCGCGGGTACCATCTGTGAACTGCAACGGCGATGGGTAGTCGCCGAATTGTCCCTGCCAAGCGGTTGGCGGTGAGAAATAGGGAGCGATCGTCTGCCACGGATCCGACGAAGCGGCGCCTCGATTTGGATCCGGCCCGGACTCATGCCGCAGAGACTCTCTTTGCTCGGCAAAGGCGGTGTACGCAATCAGGCCCACCAGCAACGTGCAGACGGTTCGTCTCATAGGTTCATTCCTAATGGCTGGGGGAGGATAAATAGAGATCCGCCGCTTCTCGTCCCTGTGCCTATTGTTTCGGCCTGTCTACGACACAATGTGCGCACCGAGGGCGGGACAGCTAGTGAAGCAGGATGGCTTCACGCCGGTTTCAGCTTCGTATTCTTTCATTAATCTGTCGATCAGAGCGGGGGCCGACTCTGTTTTGACAAGCGTCACCGTACAGCCTCCGAAGCCCCCTCCGGTCATGCGGGAGCCGATCACGCCGCCGGCCTCACCGACACCACGGGCGAGGTCGACGAGCAAATCGAGTTCGCGGCAGCTGACTTCAAAATCACGGCTGAGCGAATCGTGACTGGCGTACATTAATTCGCCGACCTCGGTCAATCGACTCGCCGAGAGTGCTTCGGCAGCACGCGTGGTCCGCTGAATCTCGCCGACGACGTGGGAAGCACGCTGATATTCAGAACCGCTGAGCTGATCACGGCACATTTGAATATCGTCGCGCGTGACGTCGCGCCAAGATGGTTTACCAATGATCTTCAGCGCCGAGTCGCATTGCGAACGTCGCTCCGCATACTCGCCACCGTTGAGTTCGTGTTTGACGTTGCTATTGGTGATTAACAGCGTGACTCCATCGTCGGTAAACGGCACGGCTGTGATTTCTTGTGACCGGCAGTCCAGCAGCATCAACTCGCCCGCCCTGCCAAATACGCTGCTGAACTGATCCATGATTCCGCACGGCACGCCGGCGAAGTCATGCTCGGCCTTCTGACATATGAGGGCTTTCTCTCGCATGTCAAGCGTGGTGCCGGTGACCGCTTCGAGCAGTGTCGCTGTCGCGACTTCGAGCGCCGCGCTGCTAGACAACCCGCCACCGAGCGGCACGGTGGAATCAAAGGAGACGTCCAGCGGAGGAACGTCGAGACCCACACCGGCAAAACCAGCGAGAACTCCTTGCACGTAGCAGGCCCAGCCCGGTGTATCGAGATGGTCCACCGGACTACCGTCGCTGGCCAGCAGCGCGTCGGAATCCATGCTGATACTGTGGAATCGCGACTGGGCATGCCCACTGCCGGCTCGCGAGCCCGCCATCACAACGTATCGCTCGATCGCCATGGGCAGCACAAAACCATCGTTGTAGTCAATGTGCTCGCCGATCAAATTGACCCGCCCCGGTGCCGCGACAACGAATTCGGGCGGCTGTCCATATATCTCTTCATGCGTGTGACGGACCCGGGTTACCAGTTGTGCCAAGGTTTCGGATACCGCGTCGAGTTCGTCGGAGGAGTTCATCATGAGTGTTATTGCGGAGAGATTCGCGGGTGGATTGAGTAGCTTGGGACCATTGTCCCGAGCGCGCAAATCGGTTTCGGACGGGACAATGGCCCCATCCTACGAGATTGCCGTCGCTCGGCGACTTCCAGCACAATATCGCTGCGTCAAGCATAGCCAAAATACGCGTCCGGCAGTGGCCACGACTGCGAGAATTTGCTCGCTCAGGCCGAATTCTGAGCGGCATGTCTCAACAATGGATCCACGTCTCCATTTTTCGGTGAGACCGCATGGGCATTCATTTGACCCATTTCAGCCAAGCGTCGAAATAGGCGGTAGGTGTACCTCCCATGCCAGATTGAAACGCCTGGTCGAAAGGCATGCCCTGTTCGAGATTCCGAATCACCGCATCGAAACCGCGTTTTCGCTCACGGGTCAAGAACGACTGACAGACGGCAGCGGCAATTTGGTCTGCCCGCTCGGGGGCTAGTCTTCCAGCGAAAAACTCTTTCCCGGAATCCATCGTCCCCACCGCCAAAACGAGTTCGGACTGCATCTTTGCGAGTTCCGCTCGGTCATACTTGGTCTCTGAAGCGGCGACGACATGGCCCAACCCGTCGGCGAACCAGCGTGGCACGGAGCTGGCCCGGCTCGCCACGGCGAGACTGGCGACCGGGGCGGCGAGGCGTTCGGCAATTTCCTCGGGCTCATCATTGTCGGAGGCAACGACGGCGATATAGGCCTGGATACCATCGTAAAACCAATGTGATTCCCAGTCAGAGGGAACGCTGCGCTGCTCCACCATCTGAGCGAATTCGCTGTAATCGTATCGGCGGGGCAGCACGTAGATCGACGCCTTCCCATTGAAAAAGGCCTCCGCAGCGGCACCCTTGGCGGACAATGTTTTAGCGGGCAGCACGCGGGAGCTTCGCAGAAGGTCTGCCTCGGCTTGCTCACCAACCATCTTCAGCGTCTCGGGGCGGACAGTCCCCCAGATCGCAAAGTGGTCCGTCTGCGCCGATGCCAGGTCGCCGGAATTGCCCCCAGCCAACGCAAAATGCTCGCTCGCAAGTTCCTGACGGCGGGCGCTGACTTCGGCGGGCGAGGCGGCGGCCAGCCAGGCCCGCTGGGTCATCACTTGGAGCGATTCGGCGCGCTCGTTCTCGGGAACTGTCGCGCCTTCGTCGATCCATTTGGAGATCAATGCGATTTCCGAGTCGGCCAGCGGTGGACGACCGCCGGCGGGCATCCGCGCCCCTTCGGTGCCTCGGAGTTTCTTCACGAGCAGGCTAGATTCGCCTTGGCCGGGCGCGAGGACCGGTCCGCTGTCCCCACCGCGAAAC of the Allorhodopirellula heiligendammensis genome contains:
- a CDS encoding dienelactone hydrolase family protein; this encodes MRRTVCTLLVGLIAYTAFAEQRESLRHESGPDPNRGAASSDPWQTIAPYFSPPTAWQGQFGDYPSPLQFTDGTRAKTADDWERRREEILQDWESKLGKWPDLITEPDVQILETIRRENFTQHRIRFDWTPNEQTTGYLLIPDGEGPRPAVVTVFYEPETAIGLGTPDRDFALELARRGFVVLSIGTTEASQARTYSLYYPSIEDAQVAPLSMLGYAAANAWHVLANRPEVDAQRIGIVGHSFGGKWAMFASCLFDKFACAAWSDPGIVFDESRESINYWEPWYLGYHPKPWRKRGLITAENPAYGLYPELRATGHDLHELHSLMAPRPLLVSGGAEDPPRRWEPLNHLIEVNRILGYQNRVAMTNRPEHSPNEESNKVIYAFFEHFLKP
- the galK gene encoding galactokinase — translated: MMNSSDELDAVSETLAQLVTRVRHTHEEIYGQPPEFVVAAPGRVNLIGEHIDYNDGFVLPMAIERYVVMAGSRAGSGHAQSRFHSISMDSDALLASDGSPVDHLDTPGWACYVQGVLAGFAGVGLDVPPLDVSFDSTVPLGGGLSSSAALEVATATLLEAVTGTTLDMREKALICQKAEHDFAGVPCGIMDQFSSVFGRAGELMLLDCRSQEITAVPFTDDGVTLLITNSNVKHELNGGEYAERRSQCDSALKIIGKPSWRDVTRDDIQMCRDQLSGSEYQRASHVVGEIQRTTRAAEALSASRLTEVGELMYASHDSLSRDFEVSCRELDLLVDLARGVGEAGGVIGSRMTGGGFGGCTVTLVKTESAPALIDRLMKEYEAETGVKPSCFTSCPALGAHIVS
- a CDS encoding c-type cytochrome domain-containing protein, encoding MTDALRPYLAKFSRVSEFWRPAAGVVCLVLAWFAISEAIADDPPVGLDAVYRQAYNTVGASIGKAGAEYVAGNFESSARALENAMKQVQVAVQAGSPELYDALLPKIQKISDARVMIELEGVAIAPFVPPPRPGSGDANAMTNMDSTMPQSGTPDLSSGANASPPPSPFSPEGNGVSFVSQVAPILNAKCGGCHVRAKKGGFSLESYSVLMRGPREGVVVFPGDTIGSRLIETIETGDMPRGGGKVSDQDLALLKRWINEGAKFDGQDPAAKLTSLPATAAPDSTPQPAMEMAAAPPEMTAPTGREAIDFASQIAPLLVDNCSGCHIAAMQTKGGLQMDTLARMFRGGDSGPVLAPGQGESSLLVKKLRGTEGARMPAGGRPPLADSEIALISKWIDEGATVPENERAESLQVMTQRAWLAAASPAEVSARRQELASEHFALAGGNSGDLASAQTDHFAIWGTVRPETLKMVGEQAEADLLRSSRVLPAKTLSAKGAAAEAFFNGKASIYVLPRRYDYSEFAQMVEQRSVPSDWESHWFYDGIQAYIAVVASDNDEPEEIAERLAAPVASLAVASRASSVPRWFADGLGHVVAASETKYDRAELAKMQSELVLAVGTMDSGKEFFAGRLAPERADQIAAAVCQSFLTRERKRGFDAVIRNLEQGMPFDQAFQSGMGGTPTAYFDAWLKWVK